In a single window of the Thunnus thynnus chromosome 9, fThuThy2.1, whole genome shotgun sequence genome:
- the dcps gene encoding m7GpppX diphosphatase, which produces MADTTTKREPDGVGPDDLSLKVKRAKTDSENGGGEVGEESETNVLSGFQTSTVLSDSAREKNIFIRGKLADQDAVVILEKTPIREDSLAEIFSGSRLKLEMKNDIYSTYRLQPPPHLNEVKTTVVCPATEKHIKKYQRQESFLVEETGEDYQAITLPYIQKQSFSVQWVHNILEKKAEADRIVFEDPDQEVGFVLLPDFKWDQKQVDDLYLIAIVHQRNIKSLRDLTSEHLPLLQNIFQKGKETILQRFNLPASKLRVYLHYQPSYYHLHVHFTKLGYEAPGCGVERAHLLADVIQNLLADPQYYKTRTLYFPLRADDGLLSKFKEAGRL; this is translated from the exons ATGGCAGACACAACAACTAAACGTGAACCTGACGGTGTTGGACCTGATGACTTAAGTCTGAAAGTAAAGAGGGCGAAAACGGACTCTGAGAACGGAGGAGGAGAAGTTGGAGAGGAATCTGAAACAAATGTTCTGTCTGGCTTCCAAACCTCCACCGTGCTGAGTGACTCTGCCCGggagaaaaacatctttatcCGGGGAAAG CTTGCTGATCAGGATGCTGTGGTTATCCTGGAGAAGACTCCCATCAGAGAGGACAGCCTGGCTGAGATCTTCAGTGGCTCCAGGCTGAAGCTGGAGATGAAGAACGACATCTACAGCACATACCGCCTCCAGCCTCCCCCTCACCTCAATG AGGTCAAGACTACAGTGGTGTGTCCGGCCACAGAGAAGCATATAAAGAAATACCAGCGTCAGGAGAGTTTCCTGGTGGAGGAGACGGGCGAAGACTATCAGGCCATCACTCTGCCCTACATTCAGAAGCAGAGTTTTAGCGTGCAG TGGGTACACAACATCCTGGAGAAGAAAGCAGAGGCTGATCGGATAGTTTTTGAAGATCCAGACCAGGAGGTTGGCTTTGTCCTCCTGCCAGATTTCAAATGGGACCAGAAACAG GTGGATGATTTATACCTGATTGCCATAGTACATCAGAGGAACATCAAGAGTCTCAGAGATCTGACGTCAGAGCATCTGCCACTGCTTCAAAACATCTTCCAGAAAGGAAAG GAGACCATCCTGCAGCGCTTCAACCTGCCAGCCAGTAAGCTGAGAGTCTACCTGCACTACCAGCCCTCTTACTACCACCTCCACGTCCACTTCACCAAGCTGGGCTACGAGGCGCCGGGCTGCGGTGTGGAGCGTGCCCATCTCCTCGCGGACGTTATCCAAAACCTCCTGGCTGACCCGCAGTACTACAAAACCAGAACCCTCTACTTCCCCCTGAGGGCGGACGACGGATTGCTCAGCAAGTTCAAGGAGGCGGGGAGGCTGTGA